The Halanaerobium praevalens DSM 2228 genome contains a region encoding:
- a CDS encoding amidohydrolase family protein yields MKKKLLKNAKIVDDKGIRKSDLIIEGEKIAGEEKRGFFAAKEDQAGLEVIDLAGKYLFPGLVDANTNCFFSSDSNSVKENFYQTSLEAAAGGITTIIDYIDFPENNNFREAVFKQKEKAKASIVDYSFHQILTDFNSNISESLVDLKDLGIASVKLFTTYQKEGYMLSQKQRKELFQSLNETKILAQVHAEDNDLIQDLKEIYSKRNLTELRFTTAIRPGISEALAIKKLGNEALEADIPLYIVHLSAAESLEAVRNLRAKKAQIYIETNPHYLMLDDSYLNSSQALLYLMIPPLKTRYNNQLLWQGVSQNEFQVLASNHFNFKAEKIADSGFNFENLIGIPGTETILSLLYSSGVRNNRITIRELIEMLAVNPAKIFGLYPEKGSLEIGTDADLTVFDPNLEKRLKAANLYSTSKKSPYHDFTVKGCPIMTFRRGKLIFEQKLKAAKGSGKFIFAHSSSLF; encoded by the coding sequence ATGAAGAAAAAATTATTAAAAAATGCTAAAATTGTTGATGATAAAGGTATTAGAAAATCTGATTTAATAATTGAAGGAGAAAAAATAGCGGGAGAAGAAAAAAGAGGTTTTTTTGCTGCTAAAGAAGATCAAGCTGGGCTTGAAGTTATAGATTTGGCTGGTAAATATCTTTTTCCAGGTTTAGTTGATGCAAATACTAATTGTTTTTTTAGTTCTGATTCTAATTCAGTTAAAGAAAATTTTTACCAAACTAGCTTAGAGGCAGCAGCTGGTGGAATTACTACAATTATTGATTATATAGATTTTCCTGAAAATAATAATTTTAGAGAAGCAGTTTTTAAACAAAAAGAAAAAGCAAAGGCTTCAATTGTTGATTATAGTTTTCATCAAATATTAACTGATTTTAACTCTAATATTTCTGAAAGTTTAGTTGATTTAAAAGATTTGGGTATAGCCAGCGTTAAATTATTTACTACTTATCAAAAAGAAGGTTATATGCTGAGTCAAAAACAAAGAAAAGAACTTTTTCAAAGTTTAAACGAAACAAAAATCTTAGCTCAAGTCCATGCAGAAGATAATGATTTGATTCAGGATTTAAAAGAAATTTATTCTAAAAGAAATCTAACTGAATTAAGATTTACTACTGCAATTAGGCCAGGTATTTCTGAGGCTTTAGCAATTAAAAAACTGGGGAATGAAGCCTTAGAAGCTGATATTCCTTTATACATTGTTCATTTGTCAGCTGCTGAAAGTTTAGAAGCAGTTAGAAATTTAAGAGCTAAAAAAGCTCAAATTTACATAGAAACTAATCCTCATTATTTGATGCTTGATGATTCTTATTTAAATAGCAGTCAAGCTCTACTTTATTTAATGATTCCCCCTTTAAAAACACGCTATAATAATCAACTTTTATGGCAGGGAGTTAGTCAAAATGAATTTCAAGTTTTAGCAAGTAATCACTTTAATTTTAAAGCAGAAAAAATAGCTGATTCAGGGTTTAATTTTGAAAATTTAATTGGAATTCCCGGGACAGAAACTATTTTATCTCTTTTATATAGTTCTGGAGTTAGAAATAATAGAATAACTATTCGAGAATTGATTGAAATGCTAGCTGTTAATCCAGCTAAAATTTTTGGTCTTTATCCAGAAAAGGGATCTTTAGAAATTGGTACTGATGCAGATTTAACTGTTTTTGATCCTAATTTAGAAAAAAGATTAAAAGCAGCTAACTTATATTCTACTTCCAAAAAAAGTCCTTACCATGATTTTACAGTTAAAGGCTGTCCAATTATGACTTTTAGAAGAGGTAAATTAATTTTTGAGCAAAAGCTAAAAGCAGCTAAAGGAAGTGGGAAATTTATTTTTGCTCATAGTTCAAGTCTTTTTTGA
- a CDS encoding Lon protease family protein, whose translation MDKYKIKNSDLDYNFKAENLDFTTTAELSSTDKKIIGQQRAADSLDFGMRVNKCGYNIFMAGESGTGKSTYAENMAQKKAASLDKPQDILYVFNFAEKEKPKLMKVPAGMGTELKTDMKKSIEELKTEIPRAFEGEEYEQEKKEILNEYQPESNRLMQEFEESARAKGFSLKNTAQGLIPVPIDEEGEAISREDFQDLAEEKKEEIRSESQKIQNEMDQVMRKIRSIKAQAQSELEALEKKIGISVVQPIICHLKDKYQESKAVKKYLEDVQADIADNINRFRKNEEEQQNPLAAMQKQDKDNFFIRYQINIFVDNNKTEGAPVVYEKNPTYYNLFGKIEGESKFGTITTNFTMIKSGSLHQANGGFLIIQAKDLLNNPFCWNTLKRALINQEIAVENIGEQYRSIPIITLKPEALDLNLKVIMIGSAYIYHLLYNYDEEFAELFKIKADFDTKMERNKENITKFANFIASIIKREDLKDFSAEAVAKMIDFSSRLSRDRNKLSTKFNKIIEILYEADVWSNSFNEKIVSLNSVQKAIAEKERRSNLLEEKIQEQIDRDHLLLDLSGQEIGQINGLSVYQAGNYSFGRPARITARSYLGQDGVINIEREAKMSGRIHSKGVMILTGYLGGKYAQEAPLSLTASIAFEQSYGGVDGDSATCAEVVALLSSLAEQPIRQDIAITGSMNQKGVVQPIGGVNEKIEGFFKVCEAQGLTGKQGVIIPQRNLDNLMLEQKVITAINEGQFNLYSIEKIDDALAIMLGQSPSQIHQAVADKLAEYAELETEA comes from the coding sequence ATGGACAAATATAAAATTAAGAATTCTGATTTGGATTATAATTTTAAAGCTGAAAATTTAGATTTCACAACAACAGCAGAGCTTAGTTCAACTGATAAAAAAATAATTGGTCAACAAAGAGCAGCAGATTCGCTTGATTTTGGAATGAGAGTTAATAAATGTGGCTATAATATTTTTATGGCAGGAGAATCTGGAACTGGAAAATCAACTTATGCCGAAAATATGGCTCAAAAAAAGGCTGCTAGTTTAGATAAGCCCCAAGATATACTTTATGTTTTTAATTTTGCTGAAAAAGAAAAACCAAAATTAATGAAAGTTCCAGCTGGGATGGGAACTGAATTAAAAACTGATATGAAAAAAAGTATAGAAGAATTAAAAACAGAAATACCAAGGGCTTTTGAAGGTGAAGAATATGAACAGGAAAAAAAGGAAATTTTAAATGAATATCAGCCTGAATCAAATAGACTAATGCAGGAGTTTGAAGAATCAGCTCGGGCCAAGGGATTTAGTTTAAAAAACACTGCTCAAGGCTTAATTCCAGTGCCGATTGATGAAGAAGGAGAAGCAATCTCTAGAGAAGATTTTCAGGATTTAGCTGAAGAAAAAAAAGAGGAAATTCGAAGTGAAAGCCAAAAAATACAAAATGAAATGGATCAGGTTATGCGAAAAATTCGCTCGATTAAGGCTCAAGCTCAATCAGAATTAGAAGCCTTAGAAAAGAAAATTGGAATTTCAGTTGTTCAACCTATTATTTGTCATTTAAAAGATAAATATCAAGAATCAAAAGCTGTTAAAAAATATTTAGAAGATGTGCAAGCAGATATAGCCGATAATATTAATCGTTTTCGCAAAAATGAAGAAGAACAACAAAATCCTTTAGCAGCAATGCAAAAGCAAGATAAAGACAATTTTTTTATTCGTTACCAAATAAATATTTTTGTTGATAATAATAAAACTGAAGGTGCACCAGTTGTTTATGAAAAAAATCCTACTTATTATAATTTATTTGGAAAAATTGAAGGTGAAAGTAAATTTGGAACAATTACAACAAATTTTACAATGATTAAAAGTGGTTCTCTTCATCAGGCAAATGGAGGTTTTTTAATTATTCAGGCTAAAGATTTATTAAATAACCCCTTTTGTTGGAATACTTTAAAAAGAGCTTTGATTAACCAAGAAATAGCTGTGGAAAATATTGGTGAACAATATAGGAGTATCCCAATTATTACTTTAAAACCCGAAGCTTTAGATTTAAATCTAAAAGTAATTATGATTGGTTCAGCATATATTTATCACTTGCTTTATAATTATGATGAAGAATTTGCGGAATTATTTAAGATAAAAGCTGATTTTGATACGAAAATGGAGAGAAACAAAGAAAATATAACTAAATTTGCAAATTTTATTGCTTCTATAATTAAAAGAGAAGATTTAAAAGATTTTAGTGCTGAGGCAGTTGCTAAAATGATTGATTTTAGTTCTAGATTAAGTCGAGATCGGAATAAATTATCAACAAAATTTAATAAGATTATAGAAATTTTGTATGAAGCAGATGTTTGGTCAAATAGCTTTAATGAGAAAATTGTTAGTCTTAATTCAGTTCAAAAAGCAATTGCAGAAAAAGAAAGACGCTCAAATTTATTAGAAGAAAAAATTCAGGAACAAATTGATCGAGATCATTTATTATTAGATCTAAGTGGTCAAGAGATTGGACAAATCAATGGACTTTCTGTTTATCAGGCAGGCAATTATAGTTTTGGTCGTCCAGCTCGAATTACAGCTCGGAGCTATTTAGGCCAAGATGGGGTAATTAATATTGAAAGAGAAGCAAAAATGAGTGGAAGAATTCACAGTAAAGGTGTTATGATTTTAACAGGTTATTTAGGTGGTAAATATGCCCAAGAAGCTCCTTTGAGTTTGACTGCTTCTATTGCCTTTGAACAAAGTTATGGAGGAGTTGATGGAGATAGTGCAACTTGTGCTGAAGTAGTTGCTTTACTTTCTTCTTTAGCTGAACAGCCAATTCGACAAGATATAGCAATAACTGGTTCTATGAATCAAAAAGGTGTTGTGCAGCCAATTGGTGGAGTTAATGAAAAAATTGAGGGCTTTTTTAAAGTATGTGAGGCCCAAGGTTTAACTGGGAAGCAGGGAGTTATTATACCTCAGCGTAATTTGGATAATTTAATGTTAGAGCAAAAAGTAATTACAGCAATTAATGAAGGCCAATTTAATCTTTATAGTATCGAAAAAATAGATGATGCTTTAGCAATAATGCTGGGCCAAAGTCCTAGTCAAATTCACCAAGCAGTTGCTGATAAATTAGCTGAATATGCTGAATTAGAAACTGAAGCTTAA
- the nagA gene encoding N-acetylglucosamine-6-phosphate deacetylase, with protein MKKLIKNAKLILTDKVINNGSLVFDSKTGKIEKVLAYQFEAGPEIEVIDAQGGYLSPGMIDTHIHGAGGFDTMEASAEALTAIAKILASYGVSSFLPTTMTMAKTEIQAALENIREVKANKPVGAKVLGTNVEGPFISPDYIGAQNSENLIKPDLDLLRNYYDVIEIVTLAPEVEGALELIEELTQNNIISSAGHSAASYKEFKQAYQVGMDHFTHLYNAMTGLHHRKPGLVGAAFDSDSTVELIVDLIHHHQAVDRFTIQAKGVDKVILVSDGMEATGLEPGEYELGGQKVIVKDGAARLENGVLAGSVLTLDQAVRNLLEITDLSISEVFKMATLNPARKLKLEHKLGKLERGYQADLVIFDQNFQVQKTFIDGREFKS; from the coding sequence ATGAAAAAATTAATAAAAAATGCAAAACTAATTTTAACAGATAAAGTTATAAATAATGGTTCTCTAGTTTTTGATTCTAAAACTGGGAAAATAGAAAAGGTCTTAGCTTATCAATTTGAAGCTGGGCCAGAAATAGAAGTTATTGATGCTCAGGGAGGTTATCTGAGCCCAGGTATGATTGATACTCATATTCATGGTGCAGGTGGTTTTGATACAATGGAGGCTTCAGCTGAAGCTTTAACTGCAATAGCTAAAATTTTAGCTAGTTATGGTGTGAGTTCGTTTTTGCCGACAACGATGACTATGGCTAAAACTGAAATTCAGGCTGCTCTAGAAAACATTAGAGAGGTTAAAGCAAATAAACCAGTTGGAGCTAAAGTTTTAGGAACAAATGTTGAAGGTCCTTTTATTAGTCCTGATTATATTGGGGCTCAAAATAGTGAAAATTTAATTAAGCCAGATCTTGATTTATTAAGAAATTATTATGATGTAATTGAAATTGTTACCTTAGCACCTGAAGTCGAAGGTGCACTTGAGTTAATTGAAGAATTAACTCAAAATAATATTATTAGTTCTGCTGGTCATTCAGCTGCTAGTTATAAAGAATTTAAACAGGCTTATCAAGTTGGAATGGATCACTTTACTCATTTATATAATGCAATGACAGGTTTACATCATCGTAAACCTGGGCTTGTAGGGGCAGCTTTTGATTCAGATAGTACAGTCGAATTAATTGTAGATTTAATCCATCATCACCAAGCAGTTGATCGTTTTACTATTCAAGCTAAAGGTGTTGACAAGGTTATCTTAGTTTCTGATGGAATGGAAGCAACTGGGTTAGAACCAGGAGAATATGAGCTGGGAGGTCAAAAAGTTATTGTTAAAGATGGTGCTGCTCGCTTAGAGAATGGAGTTCTAGCAGGTAGTGTTTTAACTTTAGATCAAGCAGTTAGAAATTTATTAGAAATAACTGACTTATCTATATCAGAGGTTTTTAAAATGGCTACTTTAAATCCAGCTAGAAAATTAAAATTAGAGCATAAATTAGGAAAATTAGAAAGAGGTTATCAAGCTGATTTAGTTATTTTTGATCAAAATTTTCAGGTCCAAAAAACATTTATAGATGGCCGCGAATTTAAGAGTTAA
- a CDS encoding Hsp20/alpha crystallin family protein, with protein MFDLVPFRNRSRRQVSERDEDPFNNLMSNFFGDMMDFAGSNFRADIKESETEYTIEAEMPGMKKEDINLEINNDYLTISAEQKQEKEEKNDNYIRRERRKGKYARSFYLENVREDDIEANYDDGILRVHLPKAEETPVKKRTIEIK; from the coding sequence ATGTTTGATTTAGTACCATTTAGAAACCGCAGTCGTCGTCAGGTAAGTGAAAGAGATGAAGATCCATTTAACAATTTAATGTCAAATTTCTTTGGTGATATGATGGATTTTGCTGGCTCTAACTTTAGAGCTGATATTAAAGAAAGTGAGACTGAATATACTATTGAAGCAGAAATGCCTGGTATGAAAAAAGAAGATATTAATTTAGAAATTAATAATGATTATCTAACCATTTCGGCTGAACAAAAGCAGGAAAAAGAAGAAAAAAATGATAACTATATTAGGCGTGAACGAAGAAAAGGAAAATATGCACGCAGCTTTTATCTAGAAAATGTAAGAGAAGATGATATAGAAGCTAATTATGATGATGGTATATTGAGAGTTCACCTACCCAAAGCAGAGGAAACACCTGTTAAAAAACGGACTATTGAAATTAAATAG
- a CDS encoding alanine racemase — MSYPKLDIYLTKIEANAQKLKKELKAKKIKLTAVVKGLAGDVEIFKAYQKADIKSIADSRLKNIIKYRKAGYQGEILMLRIPMLSEIEKMIPYVDSVLVSEAKTASLISKFAVKQKKVIDLIIMVDLGDRREGILAKNLLALAAKIKSLSAVNLKGIGTNLGCFAGIIPDDENTKKLIALKKELENSLNFKLDILSAGNTATLKLIKEPELSSEITNLRIGEGILIGTDIINQDLLQDYNHYNFRLQAEIVELKAKPSSPEGEIAFGGQGRGQLIEDKGLRKRAILAVGKQDIDYQGLYPKQKGVQVLGASSDHLITDITDAELELEVGDILEFKLNYSAMLRAMTSQYITKNYIK, encoded by the coding sequence TTGTCTTATCCAAAATTAGATATTTATTTAACTAAGATTGAAGCAAATGCTCAAAAGTTAAAAAAAGAATTAAAGGCAAAAAAAATAAAATTAACAGCAGTAGTTAAAGGTTTGGCTGGTGATGTAGAAATTTTTAAGGCTTATCAAAAAGCAGATATTAAAAGTATAGCAGATTCTAGGTTAAAAAATATTATTAAATATAGAAAAGCAGGTTATCAAGGTGAAATTTTAATGCTTAGAATTCCAATGCTTTCTGAAATTGAAAAAATGATCCCTTATGTTGATTCTGTTTTAGTTAGTGAAGCAAAAACTGCTAGTTTGATTTCGAAATTTGCAGTTAAGCAGAAAAAAGTTATTGATCTCATAATTATGGTTGATCTGGGAGATAGGAGAGAAGGAATTTTAGCTAAAAATTTATTAGCTTTAGCAGCAAAAATAAAATCATTATCAGCTGTTAATTTAAAAGGGATTGGCACTAATTTGGGTTGTTTTGCTGGAATTATTCCTGATGATGAAAATACTAAAAAACTGATTGCTTTAAAAAAGGAATTAGAAAACAGTTTGAATTTCAAATTAGATATTTTATCTGCTGGTAATACAGCAACTTTAAAATTAATTAAAGAGCCTGAACTTAGTTCAGAAATTACTAATCTAAGAATTGGTGAAGGAATTTTAATTGGTACAGATATTATTAACCAAGATTTACTGCAGGATTATAATCACTATAATTTTAGATTGCAGGCAGAAATTGTTGAATTAAAAGCAAAGCCTTCTTCACCAGAGGGAGAGATTGCTTTTGGAGGCCAAGGAAGGGGGCAGCTAATTGAAGATAAAGGTTTAAGAAAAAGAGCTATTTTGGCAGTTGGTAAACAGGATATAGATTATCAGGGCTTATATCCTAAACAAAAAGGGGTTCAAGTTTTGGGGGCCAGTAGTGATCATTTAATTACTGATATAACAGATGCTGAGCTTGAGCTAGAAGTTGGAGATATTTTAGAGTTTAAGCTCAACTATAGTGCAATGTTGAGAGCTATGACTTCTCAATATATCACTAAAAATTACATAAAATAG
- a CDS encoding lysine exporter LysO family protein produces the protein MDLYLIILFLFSGIGLGFFLDQENYFVKFADLITKGGLVILLLSMGTNLGSNEQIVLHLGEIGLQAFVFAISSIIFSVLAIVIFVKSFALNNLLLKAGPETEVEIEEENGDNTMTILIFTSVIVGILIGYFFLVGSENAWIDTVTNYSLGVLLFGVGIDIGASREILKDIKVLGWKLFVIPILIGIGSLVGAILIGIFFGFTTGESAAVGAGFGWYSLSGVLISKLHSAELGSLAFLTNVFRELLTVMVLPLVAKYFGSLASIAPGGATTMDVTLPMVKECGGEAVVIPAFVSGVILSTAVPILVPFFLSL, from the coding sequence GTGGATTTGTATTTGATTATTTTGTTTTTATTTTCGGGGATTGGACTTGGCTTTTTTTTAGATCAAGAAAATTATTTTGTTAAGTTTGCAGATTTAATTACAAAAGGTGGTTTAGTTATTTTACTTTTATCGATGGGGACTAATTTAGGTAGTAATGAGCAGATAGTTCTTCATTTAGGAGAAATTGGACTACAGGCTTTTGTTTTTGCTATTTCTAGTATTATTTTTAGTGTGCTGGCAATTGTCATTTTTGTTAAAAGTTTTGCTTTAAACAATTTGCTTTTAAAAGCTGGCCCAGAGACAGAAGTAGAGATTGAAGAAGAAAATGGAGATAATACAATGACAATTTTAATTTTCACTTCAGTAATTGTCGGAATTTTAATTGGTTATTTCTTTTTAGTAGGGTCAGAAAATGCCTGGATTGATACAGTAACTAATTATTCTTTAGGAGTACTGCTTTTTGGAGTTGGAATTGATATTGGAGCTAGTAGAGAAATCCTAAAAGATATAAAAGTACTTGGTTGGAAATTATTTGTGATTCCAATTTTAATTGGGATTGGCTCTTTAGTTGGAGCAATTTTGATTGGTATTTTCTTTGGTTTTACAACTGGAGAATCAGCAGCAGTGGGGGCTGGTTTTGGTTGGTATAGTTTATCTGGTGTTTTAATTTCTAAATTACATAGTGCAGAGCTTGGTTCATTAGCTTTTTTAACTAATGTGTTTCGGGAATTACTTACAGTGATGGTTTTACCTTTAGTAGCTAAATATTTTGGCAGTTTAGCTTCAATTGCTCCTGGAGGAGCAACTACAATGGATGTTACTTTGCCGATGGTTAAAGAATGTGGAGGAGAAGCAGTGGTGATCCCTGCTTTTGTTAGTGGAGTTATTCTTTCGACTGCAGTTCCGATTTTAGTTCCGTTTTTTCTAAGCCTCTAG
- a CDS encoding GAF domain-containing protein → MLNKEKNLADINRSLAALLGPETDWLANLANSSALLFNFMEDLNWAGFYLKKEEQLVLGPFQGQTACVRIDKNKGVCGTSYAQRKIMLVEDVNQFPGHIACDPNSRSEIVLPLIVKGQVIGVLDIDSPQPARFDDLDQKYLKEFVEILIEQTDFSALIENFS, encoded by the coding sequence ATGCTAAATAAAGAAAAAAATCTTGCTGATATAAATCGTTCATTAGCAGCACTATTAGGACCAGAAACTGATTGGTTAGCTAATTTAGCCAATAGTTCAGCTCTCTTATTTAATTTTATGGAAGATCTGAATTGGGCTGGATTTTACCTAAAAAAAGAAGAACAGTTAGTTTTAGGTCCTTTTCAAGGGCAAACTGCCTGTGTGCGGATTGATAAAAATAAAGGGGTCTGTGGTACGTCATATGCTCAGAGAAAAATAATGCTAGTTGAAGATGTTAATCAATTTCCAGGTCATATTGCTTGTGATCCTAATTCTCGTTCCGAAATTGTCTTACCTTTAATTGTTAAAGGACAAGTAATTGGAGTTTTAGATATAGATAGTCCTCAGCCAGCTAGATTTGATGATTTAGATCAAAAATATCTAAAAGAATTTGTTGAAATTTTAATTGAACAGACTGATTTTTCAGCTTTAATTGAAAACTTTAGTTAA
- a CDS encoding HAD family hydrolase, producing MLKNKDVFFFDLDGTLLNIELEEFLKYYFEALSQKFNDLCSDPKKFSQILMAATEKMIKNDGSCKNQEAFMQDFKQKLNINDQAKVEKIKARFDKFYQSDFIGLAKYFDLDQKLPAQIINYLKQKNKRLVLATNPLFPKEAVIARLKWIGIEAANFELITHYENMSYAKPNPNYYQEILTKIDAEPANCLMIGNDLKEDAVATEVGIETIIIEDNLINRKDSDYSISWQGSLVEFEKLIKEKI from the coding sequence TTGCTAAAAAATAAAGATGTTTTTTTCTTTGATTTAGATGGTACTCTCTTAAATATTGAATTAGAAGAGTTTTTAAAATATTATTTTGAGGCACTGAGCCAAAAATTTAATGATTTATGTTCTGATCCTAAAAAATTCAGTCAGATTTTAATGGCTGCAACTGAAAAAATGATTAAAAATGATGGAAGCTGTAAAAATCAAGAGGCTTTTATGCAGGATTTTAAACAGAAGTTAAATATTAATGATCAAGCTAAAGTTGAAAAAATAAAGGCTAGATTCGATAAATTTTATCAATCTGATTTTATTGGTTTAGCTAAATATTTTGACTTAGATCAAAAGTTACCAGCGCAGATTATTAATTATTTAAAGCAGAAAAATAAGAGATTAGTTTTAGCCACAAATCCTCTTTTTCCTAAAGAGGCTGTGATTGCTAGATTAAAATGGATTGGAATTGAAGCAGCTAATTTTGAGTTAATAACTCATTATGAAAATATGAGCTATGCTAAACCAAATCCAAATTATTACCAAGAAATTTTAACTAAAATAGATGCAGAGCCTGCTAATTGTTTAATGATCGGTAATGATTTAAAAGAAGATGCTGTAGCAACTGAAGTAGGAATTGAGACTATAATTATTGAAGATAATTTAATTAATCGAAAAGACAGTGATTATTCTATCAGTTGGCAGGGAAGTTTAGTGGAGTTCGAAAAATTAATAAAAGAAAAGATATAA
- a CDS encoding family 65 glycosyl hydrolase domain-containing protein produces the protein MKKYFEVDEWKVIENGFDPEYNRVTESIMSLGNGHMGLRGNFAEKYSGDSLKGTYIAGVYYPDKTIVGWWKNGYPKYFAKIANAADFIGLNLKIDGREIDLNQIEFTSFKRTLNMKEAYLERTFIVKVKNKRTKITEKRFLSQDRKEIAALKYSLCPLNQNIEIEITPYLNGNIKNEDANYDEFFWENLNQDNKIGNSFLTMKTRKSNFIVTTAMNWELNTDQYEVELATETNYTANKIKLTAKKEQNIELNKYLAVCTSRDYPKTEITKKAKAKAAAALKAGYSQLFSQHQKAWAQIWQESDIKIKGDPEAQQGIRFNIFHLNQTYTGHDPRLNIGPKGFTGEKYGGLTYWDTEAYCLPFYLATHSDSVSRNLLLYRYNHLQKAVENADKLGLEGALYPMVTINGEECHNEWEITFEEIHRNGAIAHAIKDYVDYTGDQKYIAEYGIPVLAQISRFWAARSHFNPRQGKYMILGVTGPNEYENNVNNNWYTNRIAVWTLNYTLKSLKKLEANQPRKYQKWIEKLQLKDSELELWQDMTEKMYYPYLEEYDIYAQQDGYLDKEQKLVSDLKPADIPLHKNWSWDRILRSPYIKQADVLQGIYYFKDDFDQASIARHYDFYEPRTVHESSLSPCIYSILAADLEREEKAYQLYLRTARLDLDNYNTDTDDGLHITSMAGSWMSIVKGFAGFKVKAGQIAFKPFLPTAWDGFSFMILFRGHRIKVEVQKNKSYFSLEKGNSLKIKVYQKEYELKKTKTLVVEK, from the coding sequence TTGAAAAAATATTTCGAAGTTGATGAATGGAAAGTTATTGAAAACGGATTTGATCCAGAATATAATCGAGTCACAGAAAGTATAATGAGCTTAGGCAATGGTCATATGGGTTTAAGAGGTAATTTCGCCGAAAAATATAGTGGTGATAGTTTAAAAGGTACTTATATTGCTGGTGTCTATTATCCAGATAAAACCATTGTTGGCTGGTGGAAAAATGGTTATCCCAAATATTTTGCTAAAATTGCTAATGCTGCTGATTTTATTGGTCTTAATCTGAAAATAGATGGTCGAGAAATTGATCTTAATCAAATTGAATTCACAAGCTTTAAAAGAACTCTAAATATGAAAGAAGCCTACTTAGAAAGAACTTTTATTGTTAAGGTAAAAAATAAAAGGACTAAAATTACCGAAAAAAGATTTTTAAGTCAAGATAGAAAAGAAATCGCTGCTTTAAAATATAGTTTATGTCCCCTTAATCAAAATATAGAAATTGAAATAACTCCTTATCTAAATGGTAATATAAAAAATGAAGATGCAAACTACGATGAGTTTTTCTGGGAAAATTTAAATCAAGATAATAAAATTGGGAATTCATTCTTAACAATGAAAACTAGGAAATCCAATTTTATAGTTACTACTGCCATGAATTGGGAACTCAATACTGATCAATATGAAGTAGAATTAGCAACTGAAACTAATTATACTGCTAATAAAATTAAACTAACTGCTAAAAAAGAACAGAATATCGAATTAAATAAATATCTGGCAGTCTGCACAAGTCGTGATTATCCAAAAACAGAAATTACTAAAAAAGCTAAAGCTAAAGCTGCTGCTGCTCTTAAAGCTGGTTATTCTCAACTATTTAGTCAACACCAAAAGGCTTGGGCTCAAATTTGGCAAGAAAGTGATATAAAAATCAAAGGTGATCCAGAAGCACAACAGGGTATTCGTTTTAATATTTTCCACTTAAATCAAACCTATACTGGTCATGATCCTAGATTAAATATTGGTCCTAAAGGATTTACTGGCGAAAAATATGGAGGTTTAACTTATTGGGATACTGAAGCTTACTGTCTGCCTTTTTATCTAGCAACACATAGTGACTCTGTGAGCCGTAACTTACTTTTATATAGATATAATCACTTACAAAAAGCTGTGGAAAATGCAGATAAACTAGGTTTAGAAGGTGCTCTTTATCCAATGGTAACAATCAATGGTGAGGAATGTCATAATGAATGGGAAATAACTTTTGAAGAAATACACCGTAATGGAGCCATAGCTCATGCAATTAAAGATTATGTAGATTATACTGGTGATCAAAAATATATAGCAGAATATGGTATTCCAGTTTTAGCTCAAATTTCTCGTTTTTGGGCAGCTAGATCTCATTTTAATCCTCGTCAAGGAAAATATATGATTCTAGGGGTTACTGGGCCAAACGAATATGAAAATAATGTTAATAATAATTGGTATACTAATCGAATAGCAGTTTGGACTTTAAATTACACTTTAAAAAGTCTAAAAAAACTAGAAGCAAATCAACCCCGAAAATATCAAAAGTGGATAGAAAAACTTCAACTCAAAGATTCCGAATTGGAATTATGGCAGGATATGACGGAAAAAATGTATTATCCTTATTTAGAAGAATATGATATTTATGCTCAGCAAGATGGTTATCTTGACAAAGAGCAGAAATTAGTCTCTGACCTTAAGCCAGCAGATATTCCTCTGCATAAAAACTGGTCTTGGGATAGAATATTACGCTCTCCTTATATTAAACAGGCAGATGTTTTACAAGGTATTTATTATTTTAAAGATGATTTTGATCAAGCAAGTATTGCCAGACATTATGACTTTTATGAACCACGAACAGTACATGAGTCTTCACTTTCTCCCTGTATTTATTCGATTTTAGCAGCTGACTTGGAAAGAGAAGAAAAAGCATATCAGCTGTATCTAAGAACTGCCCGCTTAGATCTTGATAATTATAATACTGATACAGATGATGGTCTGCATATTACCAGTATGGCTGGCAGTTGGATGTCTATTGTCAAAGGTTTTGCTGGTTTTAAAGTTAAGGCAGGACAAATTGCATTTAAACCATTTTTACCTACTGCCTGGGATGGATTTAGTTTTATGATCTTATTTAGGGGCCACAGAATTAAAGTTGAAGTACAAAAAAATAAAAGTTATTTTTCACTTGAAAAGGGTAATTCATTAAAAATTAAAGTTTATCAAAAAGAATATGAACTCAAAAAAACAAAAACACTAGTTGTAGAAAAATAA